One stretch of Pieris brassicae chromosome 8, ilPieBrab1.1, whole genome shotgun sequence DNA includes these proteins:
- the LOC123713136 gene encoding RNA-binding protein lark, which yields MPGAGTFKIFVGNLSDKTTDADLRPLFEKYGTVVECDIVRNYGFVHMENEQVGREAIQNINGELIHGQAIKIEAAKSRKAPSTPTTKIFVGNLTDKTRAPEVRELFQKFGTVVECDIVRNYGFVHLDASGDVNEAIKELNGMMVDGQPMKVQLSTSRVRQRPGMGDPEQCYRCGRGGHWSKECPKALGPDRNGFRDRAFGRDPYPPPPPPPFLRDRMMGGFGDPYDGYYDRARFDSPRDLFERRYPVGSSRGLDMGASRARGDFVSPPLRREPMPPMPSLPPMSRTMGSMRSSYDTMYSRRSPPRGPQMSRGLYEDFSRDTFDDRRPGLRGPSPSRRYAPY from the exons ATGCCGGGCGCCGGTACTTTCAAAATCTTCGTCGGGAATCTGTCCGATAAAACTACAGATGCCGATCTGAGACCGCTGTTCGAAAAATACGGTACGGTCGTAGAATGCGATATCGTCAGAAATTACGGTTTCGTACACATGGAAAACGAGCAAGTCGGCCGCGAAGCCATTCAAAACATTAACGGAGAACTAATTCACGGGCAAGCGATTAAAATAGAAGCGGCCAAGAGTCGGAAGGCACCGTCGACGCCGACAACTAAAATATTCGTCGGTAATCTCACGGACAAGACGCGCGCGCCCGAAGTCCGCGAGCTGTTTCAGAAGTTCGGCACGGTTGTCGAGTGCGATATCGTTCGTAACTACGGCTTCGTGCACTTGGACGCGTCGGGTGACGTGAACGAAGCCATCAAAGAGCTGAACGGCATGATGGTAGACGGGCAGCCCATGAAGGTGCAGCTATCAACGAGCCGTGTGCGTCAGCGCCCAGGCATGGGCGACCCTGAACAGTGCTACCGCTGCGGTCGCGGCGGACACTGGTCCAAGGAGTGCCCCAAGGCGCTGGGCCCCGACCGCAATGGTTTCCGCGATCGAGCATTCGGCCGCGATCCCTACCCTCCACCACCGCCGCCGCCGTTCCTTCGCGATCGCATGATGGGAGGATTTGGG GATCCTTATGATGGCTACTATGACAGAGCTAGATTTGACTCTCCAAGGGATCTGTTTGAGCGTCGTTACCCCGTTGGAAGTTCCAGGGGACTAGATATGGGTGCATCTCGTGCCAGAGGGGACTTTGTTTCACCACCCCTGCGACGTGAACCCATGCCACCTATGCCTAGTCTGCCACCAATGAGCAGAACAATGGGATCCATGAGATCATCATATGATACCATGTATAGCCGAAGAAGTCCGCCTAGAGGGCCTCAAATGTCCAGAgg attatATGAAGATTTCAGCAGAGATACCTTTGATGATAGAAG GCCTGGGCTCAGAGGACCTTCGCCTTCGAGACGTTACGCGCCATACTGA